The Candidatus Neomarinimicrobiota bacterium genomic sequence CCGTTACGACTTTCGATCTAGATGAATGGAATGAGATTCCCCTGGAAACACCCTATGTTGTAAGCGATTCAGCAATTCTTTATATCGGTTACAGTGTTGAGATCTTCGGTGGCTTCGCCTTTACCCATGATGGTGCTAGTCCAGTTCGCCCTGGTTACTCAGATATGGTGCGTACGGGTGGATGGTGGTATGACCTGAGCTCTGGATTTGGTGTAACAGGCAATGTAAATGTACATGCCAGTTTTGATGCCACACCAGTTCCGCCTGTTCTTGAAGCCTATAGCATTTATCGTGATGGCGAAACCATTTTTACCACAGATGATTCTACTACGACTGCTTATCTAGATACAGGTGTTGAATTTGGAGAACATCATTACGCTGTTTCAGCTGTTTACACGCTTGAAGAATCTGAAACAACAGATCCAGTGAGCATTTATCTTCAGAATCCCTACTACCCACCCACTTCCTTTGTGGCAGAAATCGATGAAGCCCAGACCGTTCAGTTGAGCTGGTCCATGGACACAGACCACTACAACCTGCACTGGGATAACGGTGTCTATGAAGAAGCTCTGGGTGTCACTGAGGGAGGCAATATCATTGGGGCAGCCAGATTTTCACCTGATAACCTGGTTGACGCAGATGGCGATATGCTTGAAATGATACGCTTCTATCTGTATGATTATGCTCAAATTACTGTCAAGATCTGGACGGGTGAACTTGCAGAAACCCTGGTCTATGAGCAGGTAGTTTCTAATCCTGTAGCCTATGGATGGAATGAAGTAGAAATCACTGAACCTGTTGAGATTAGTGCTTCTGATTGGTTCTGGATTGGCTTCGAAGCAGTAGGTACTCTGGATGGTGAGTATCCTATTGGTCTTGATGAAGGTCCGGCAGTTATTGGCTATGGTGATCTGGTTTCAATCGATGGTGGAGCAAACTGGTTGCTACTGTCCGGCAATGGATGGGACAGGAATGTGATGGTTCAGGGTGTTGTCAGTGACAACCTTGGTGGAACCTCAGTCCTCAGCCTCAACAGCACATCAGATGGTCATGTATTTGAAAGCACGTCAAATGCTCTGGCAGTGGCAGGTGACACAGGGATACGTGAAACACGAGAGACATCTCTCATGGGATTCAATGTGTATCGTAACGATGTCATGGTTGCTACCATCGACCATCCAGGAGTACGCAGATACACCGAGGTTGACGAGTTGGATGAAGACCAAAGCTATATTTACCATCTGACTGCGCTTTACACCCCTGATGTTGAGAGTGTGGCTTCAAATTCAGATACCTTGTATGTTCCAGTGGCTGTTGATGATGCCCTGATTCCTACAGAATTTGCTTTGAAGGGCAATTACCCCAACCCCTTCAACCCGGCAACTACCATCGCATTTGATCTTCCAGAAACTCAAGATGTCAAAATCCACATCTTTGATATG encodes the following:
- a CDS encoding T9SS type A sorting domain-containing protein — protein: MAIQTDINEVSLSWVAPTFPTIMGQLGYDSGVYAGAYESWGGGTYDVAIKYDATDLTEMVGTELLSIGFVPANELGTYTLKMWTGEDAVNEIFSQSVTTFDLDEWNEIPLETPYVVSDSAILYIGYSVEIFGGFAFTHDGASPVRPGYSDMVRTGGWWYDLSSGFGVTGNVNVHASFDATPVPPVLEAYSIYRDGETIFTTDDSTTTAYLDTGVEFGEHHYAVSAVYTLEESETTDPVSIYLQNPYYPPTSFVAEIDEAQTVQLSWSMDTDHYNLHWDNGVYEEALGVTEGGNIIGAARFSPDNLVDADGDMLEMIRFYLYDYAQITVKIWTGELAETLVYEQVVSNPVAYGWNEVEITEPVEISASDWFWIGFEAVGTLDGEYPIGLDEGPAVIGYGDLVSIDGGANWLLLSGNGWDRNVMVQGVVSDNLGGTSVLSLNSTSDGHVFESTSNALAVAGDTGIRETRETSLMGFNVYRNDVMVATIDHPGVRRYTEVDELDEDQSYIYHLTALYTPDVESVASNSDTLYVPVAVDDALIPTEFALKGNYPNPFNPATTIAFDLPETQDVKIHIFDMRGSLVQTLVNGALEAGSYNILWMAENQASGVYFYRMEAGSFSATQKMMLLK